From the Colletotrichum lupini chromosome 1, complete sequence genome, the window ACGAGGTAACGGCGGAGGCAGCCGTGATTGGATTCATCGGCATCACGGGCCCGCCGCAGATATTCTACATTTTCCAACGAGCGTCTTGGGGGATGGGGTACGCCACTGAGGCGCTGCGGGCGTTTTTAGGGGCGTATTGGGCTCGACGAAGAGGTCCCGACGGGACGGACTGCGGGCCCGACGGCGGACGGAGATCGTCCTCGAGGCCGGAGGACAGCAGTGAGgtaggaggaggaagatggCATGAACAAGAGGAAGGACGATTTGGGAACGTGTTGGAGGCGCATGTCCATGATGGAAACGTGGGCAGTGAAACGGTGTTACGGAGGTGTGGGTTTGAGTTTGCGTGGGAGACGGTCACGTCTGCGCATGGACGGGACGATGTTAGGTGTATGGTGTATCGAATAGAGCGGCCGAAATGAGAGTCTGATCAGTCACTCGTGTAAGACGTCGTCACGTAAGGAGGTCACTCAAGCAAATGATGGTCAGGATCAAATGTGTTGGGAGCAGGACGAGAGCGTCTCCAGggctctctcactctcattcTGTCTTTTGTCTCTATGTTTTTGTCGTGTCCAGGCGTCATTTATGCCTAGTAAACTTTTCCTCCTGACTTTCTAATACCGAAAACCCATCGTCTATACCGAAAACGCCGGCCACCAATGCCTCCAGATGTATGTGTATCCCAGGTATACGAATCCCCGTATTTCCCCGTCGTAGACAGTTGTATGAGGGTATCAAAAGTGATGTAGTGCTGCTGTAAACAAGCTCAGAACATACCTCCCCGAAAAAGAAGACTGAGAAGTCAAGACAGAGGGCTGTGAACATGTGATGATCTAGAAACGTCCACCACGTCTTCCACCGCCgcggccaccaccaccgcctccaccaccacctccacGGCCGCCAGAGCCAGCGGGACGGCCTTCGCCACCACCGCCCCCGCCGCCGCGGTGTCCGTGACGGCTCTTGGGCGCGTCAGGAATAACAACCAGGCCTCTGGTTCCACGGAGACCCATCTTGCCAATGGTGCTCTTCTGAATCGCGGGCGTCTCGGCGCAGGCAAGCGCGTCACGGGCAAAAGTGTTACCCTCAGCAACGAGCTGATCCTTGTCCCACTTGAGGGGCTTCATCCAGTTCTTGTAGTAGCCAAGCCAAGCCTGGTAGATCTTGGCCTTTTGCGCCTCGTCGATGCGCTGCTCTGCAATGTCGTACACCGCCTCAGCGGATGAGAGGTCGGCGGGACGGGGCTGGAAAGTGATCTCCTTGAGGGTCCATTGCGGAAAGAACCCCTCGACCTCGGCAACAATGAAGATGCCCCGGCCCTCTGCACCCGCGCGGGCGGTACGGCCGAGACGGTGAATGTAGGACTCCTTATCGGCGGGGATGCCGACTTGGAACACGGATGTGACTCCGGGGAAATCCATGCCGCGGGCAATAACGTCTGTGGCAACGAGAATGCCTGACTTGGAGTCGCGGTAGTCGTTGGTGGTCTTTGTACGCTTGCTCTGTGAGATACGCGAGTGCAGAACGGCGGTGGGCGGCATGCCGGGCACGTTGCTGAGGACGTCACCGTAGAAGTCGGCAAGCGCGGCCGTTGGGGCGAAGATGATGGCCTTGAAAGTTTCGGGGCCGACGTGCGCAGCCTCCTCGCGGATAGCACCGACCATGGCCGGCGCAACGGCAGCGAAGGTGGGCACTTTGATGAGGTGCTGGGGCACGCGCTCGTGAGTGTTTGCCTCGCCAGCCGGGATGGTCGAAATGAACTTGTAGCCCTGGGAAAGGACGAGGCCAGCAACCTGCTCGACGTGGGAGGCAATGGTGGCGGAGAAGAGCATGCCCTGGCGGTTGGTCTTTGTCTTATCGGGAAGAGCGCGGACAATATCCTTCAGGGCGGGCATGAAACCCATATCGAGGAGGCGGTCGGCTTCGTCGAGGACGAGAGTGTCGAGATGGCGGAAGGCGTCCTTGATGTACTCGTTGGACATGTGATCGATGAGACGACCGGGAGTGGCGATGAGGATATCACAGCCATTGAGAATCTGCTTCTCCTCGCGGTCCTTGTTGGTGCCACCGATGGCGATGCATACGCGGTACTGCTTGAGGCGCTGGAGGAGGG encodes:
- a CDS encoding DEAD/DEAH box helicase translates to MDRRGRGSNQKRGPRRDRRDAPYNESPRSGQPASAPVASATAAAQATAPPLTEPVPQDTPRFADMVGVDQSLVQAITQDLKFDHMMPVQAATLGELLPPKRGDCLVQAKTGTGKTIAFLLPAIQTLITNNRGRGAGISLLVISPTRELAMQIAKEAEALLQRLKQYRVCIAIGGTNKDREEKQILNGCDILIATPGRLIDHMSNEYIKDAFRHLDTLVLDEADRLLDMGFMPALKDIVRALPDKTKTNRQGMLFSATIASHVEQVAGLVLSQGYKFISTIPAGEANTHERVPQHLIKVPTFAAVAPAMVGAIREEAAHVGPETFKAIIFAPTAALADFYGDVLSNVPGMPPTAVLHSRISQSKRTKTTNDYRDSKSGILVATDVIARGMDFPGVTSVFQVGIPADKESYIHRLGRTARAGAEGRGIFIVAEVEGFFPQWTLKEITFQPRPADLSSAEAVYDIAEQRIDEAQKAKIYQAWLGYYKNWMKPLKWDKDQLVAEGNTFARDALACAETPAIQKSTIGKMGLRGTRGLVVIPDAPKSRHGHRGGGGGGGEGRPAGSGGRGGGGGGGGGGRGGGRRGGRF